Part of the Paenibacillus sp. YPG26 genome, TGGTCGGCAGCTGCGGATTCAATGTATGGCAGCTGGCCGGAGCCAACCGGGGGGAGATCGGCTACGATCTTGGGGTAGATTACTGGGGCAGAGGTTATATGCCGGAGGCTCTGCTCACCCTTATGGAATTCGGCTTTTCTGTGATGGGGCTTAACCGGATTGAAGCGCTTGTGCTGCCGGAGAACAGCGCCTCAAGAAGGATGCTGAACAAGCTTGGATTTCAAGAAGAGGGGCTGCTGCGGGAGTATCAGCAGAATGAACAGGCTGAAGGGTATATTGATCTGTATTTATATGCGCTTTTGAAAAGGGAATTTGTGCAGAGGAGCGTGACATAGTGAGCGGCAGAACTACAAAATTAAAGGGACGCTTCGTTCTTCAGGGGTTCG contains:
- a CDS encoding GNAT family protein, which encodes MYRCGGVIPELHSSRLRLRRLEDSDAAQLFKYWGDDEVVRYLNMSRLETVQDTLDMINLLNGLSESEDTLRWGIELKETGVLVGSCGFNVWQLAGANRGEIGYDLGVDYWGRGYMPEALLTLMEFGFSVMGLNRIEALVLPENSASRRMLNKLGFQEEGLLREYQQNEQAEGYIDLYLYALLKREFVQRSVT